One window of Microcoleus vaginatus PCC 9802 genomic DNA carries:
- a CDS encoding ABC transporter substrate-binding protein, producing MKISKNDFFFYSCWLLCLLAVAGCTSKPQKQVVICSKDFTEQVILAEILARHIEAKTDIKVERELNLGGSLCHQSLTTGKIDLYVEYTGTAYANLLKQKPISDPKKVLDYLKQEYPKQFKAEWTEPLGFNNSFAIIVRGEDAKKLNLQTLSQLGKAAPNLRAGFGPEFNEREDGFPGLAKTYGIKFREEPKELLLGLLYQALQQKEVDVIAGNTTDGLIQSLGLVVLKDDKNYFPPYEAVPVVRSQVLEKYPELRQVIGELGGKISEEDMRKLNYQVDKQQQEAGQVAREFLQQKLGVSKPVAPAK from the coding sequence ATGAAAATCTCTAAGAACGATTTTTTTTTCTATTCCTGCTGGCTGCTTTGCTTGCTTGCAGTAGCAGGATGTACCTCTAAGCCCCAAAAGCAAGTTGTCATCTGCTCGAAAGACTTTACCGAACAAGTCATCCTCGCAGAAATTTTAGCACGCCATATCGAAGCTAAAACAGATATCAAAGTAGAACGAGAACTGAATCTCGGAGGCTCGCTTTGCCATCAATCCCTAACAACAGGTAAAATCGACTTGTACGTCGAATACACGGGCACTGCTTACGCCAACCTGCTCAAACAGAAACCGATTTCTGATCCCAAAAAAGTCCTCGATTACCTCAAGCAAGAATATCCCAAACAGTTTAAAGCAGAATGGACGGAACCGCTGGGATTCAATAACAGTTTTGCGATTATTGTGCGGGGAGAGGATGCCAAAAAACTCAATTTACAAACTCTCTCACAACTTGGGAAAGCTGCACCTAACCTCCGGGCTGGTTTCGGCCCAGAATTTAACGAGAGAGAAGATGGATTTCCCGGATTAGCTAAAACTTACGGGATTAAGTTTCGAGAAGAACCGAAGGAGTTGCTGTTAGGATTGCTTTATCAAGCACTGCAACAAAAAGAAGTAGATGTGATTGCGGGTAATACGACGGACGGTTTGATTCAAAGTTTAGGTTTAGTAGTTCTCAAAGATGACAAGAACTATTTCCCGCCCTACGAAGCAGTTCCGGTTGTGCGATCGCAAGTTTTGGAAAAATACCCGGAATTGCGTCAAGTGATCGGAGAACTGGGTGGCAAAATCTCCGAGGAAGATATGCGGAAACTAAACTACCAAGTTGATAAACAACAGCAGGAAGCCGGACAAGTGGCGCGGGAGTTTTTGCAGCAAAAGTTGGGCGTGTCAAAGCCCGTCGCTCCGGCGAAATAA